One Heptranchias perlo isolate sHepPer1 chromosome 39, sHepPer1.hap1, whole genome shotgun sequence DNA segment encodes these proteins:
- the LOC137304943 gene encoding CUB and zona pellucida-like domain-containing protein 1 — protein MTQAAEYTFPSSMLTSAGISVADVHLIDPMCRAYQQDENWIVITAPFDSCGTTVSNETGKITYLNTIFGSIPRTPIHRLEIELKCEMSTNESVTMGFMLQTNHLVRFGHYNVSFRLYHSADYNFPIVQFPYQTELNATLYVQMEATTTDSRVQIFTENCVSSPFRNPNKMAYNIIQNGCINDLTLRNYDTHDPRKQRFSFHVFKFEDFSQIYLFCDLVLCHMHSSPNRCERGCIPSRKKRDLRAKESKDKSARLSQGPVMFSALGRRHPHRSSERKEGGYNIYIFGVLSAICLSLLTALILQRKHYLRQN, from the exons ATGACCCAGGCTGCCGAGTACACCTTCCCGTCCAGTATGCTCACCAGTGCGGGCATTTCTGTTGCTGACGTTCACCTCATTGACCCCATGTGTCGCGCATACCAGCAAGACGAGAACTGGATCGTCATCACAGCTCCGTTTGATTCTTGTGGTACTACAGTCAGT AACGAAACCGGAAAGATAACTTATTTAAATACCATTTTTGGGAGCATCCCTCGCACCCCGATTCATCGTCTAGAGATCGAATTGAAATGCGAGATGTCGACGAACGAGAGCGTCACGATGGGATTCATGCTGCAGACAAATCACCTGGTGCGGTTCGGACACTATAATGTATCCTTTAGACTGTATCACTCTGCAGATTACAATTTCCCAATTGTGCAATTCCCTTATCAAACCGAACTGAACGCCACGCTGTACGTTCAGATGGAGGCGACGACCACTGACAGCAGAGTGCAGATTTTCACAGAAAACTGCGTGTCTTCACCGTTTCGGAATCCAAACAAAATGGCATACAACATCATACAAAACGG TTGCATCAACGATCTGACGTTGAGGAACTATGATACCCACGACCCAAGGAAACAGCGGTTCAGTTTCCACGTGTTTAAGTTTGAGGATTTCTCGCAGATCTATTTATTCTGCGACCTTGTGCTATGTCACATGCACTCATCTCCCAACCGATGCGAGCGGGGCTGCATCCCGTCCAGAAAGAAGCGTGACCTCAGGGCAAAGGAGAGTAAAGACAAGTCAGCTCGTCTCTCACAGGGGCCCGTAATGTTTTCCGCACTGG GAAGGCGTCATCCTCACCGCAGCTCAGAGCGGAAAGAAGGCGGTTATAATATTTATATTTTCGGTGTACTTTCGGCTATTTGTCTGAGTTTGCTCACTGCTTTGATCCTCCAGAGAAAACACTATTTGCGACAAAACTGA